A genomic segment from Alphaproteobacteria bacterium encodes:
- a CDS encoding glutathione S-transferase N-terminal domain-containing protein, which yields MIELYSWPTPNGHKIHIALEELNLSYNLHPIDITKGDQFKSDFLKINPNNKIPALVDSDGPNQKPIAIFESGAILIYLAEKTGKLLSEDPIQRITTLQWLMFQMGGVGPMLGQIHHFRHYAPESIPYAIDRYTNEGKRLYKVLDQRLGSHEFLADDYSIADIATFPWIKLWPRQDININEFPNLKRWHDQINNRPAVQKGLKVFE from the coding sequence ATGATCGAACTTTACAGTTGGCCCACCCCCAATGGCCATAAAATTCATATTGCCCTAGAAGAATTAAATTTATCCTATAATCTTCATCCCATTGATATTACCAAGGGTGATCAATTTAAATCTGATTTTCTTAAAATAAACCCTAATAACAAAATTCCTGCCTTGGTTGATTCAGATGGCCCCAACCAAAAACCCATTGCCATTTTTGAATCCGGCGCCATTTTAATTTATCTGGCCGAAAAAACAGGGAAGCTTTTGTCAGAGGATCCTATTCAAAGGATAACAACACTTCAATGGTTGATGTTCCAAATGGGGGGCGTTGGACCGATGTTAGGACAAATTCATCATTTCCGTCATTATGCCCCCGAATCTATTCCCTATGCGATTGATCGCTATACGAATGAAGGTAAAAGACTTTATAAAGTATTAGATCAAAGGCTAGGATCACATGAATTTTTGGCCGATGATTATTCTATTGCGGATATTGCCACCTTTCCTTGGATAAAATTATGGCCAAGACAAGACATTAATATTAATGAATTTCCAAATCTAAAACGATGGCATGATCAAATTAATAATCGCCCGGCTGTTCAAAAAGGATTAAAAGTTTTTGAATAA
- a CDS encoding GNAT family N-acetyltransferase — protein sequence MEIGSVSLKGSRVHLIPMDINHLDDLYTAILADNKWQDTWKYRVEKVQTKEDLKNYMEIALAGVAKKEIIPFTIFDMELNKIVGTTRFADISTQGKFLEIGWTTISPEVMRTKVNTECKFLLLKHCFEDLQFVRVVFKTMSFNHRSQQAILRLGAKKEGEFRWVAQKDGEYVNVVYFSIIQPEWPEVKQKLEGFLFK from the coding sequence ATGGAAATCGGTTCTGTTTCATTAAAAGGGTCAAGGGTGCATTTAATTCCTATGGATATTAATCATCTGGATGACCTTTATACAGCAATACTTGCTGATAATAAGTGGCAAGATACCTGGAAATATCGGGTTGAAAAGGTCCAAACCAAAGAAGATTTAAAGAATTATATGGAAATTGCCCTGGCCGGTGTTGCAAAGAAAGAAATTATTCCTTTTACAATTTTTGATATGGAACTTAATAAAATTGTGGGAACAACACGTTTTGCTGATATTTCAACCCAAGGAAAATTTTTGGAAATTGGATGGACAACAATTTCTCCAGAGGTTATGCGTACAAAAGTTAACACTGAATGCAAATTTTTGTTATTAAAACATTGTTTTGAAGATTTACAATTTGTCCGCGTTGTTTTTAAAACAATGTCTTTTAACCATCGTTCTCAACAGGCCATTTTACGTCTTGGTGCTAAGAAAGAGGGTGAATTTCGCTGGGTGGCTCAGAAAGATGGTGAATATGTGAATGTTGTTTATTTCAGCATTATTCAACCAGAATGGCCAGAGGTTAAGCAAAAACTTGAGGGATTTTTATTTAAATAA
- a CDS encoding VOC family protein has translation MKKNTICLWYNHNAEEAAKFYAKVFPDSTVGAICRAPSDFPGGKAGDVLTVEFTVCDIPCLGLNGGDMFKHNEAFSFQIATENQKETDLYWNAIVNNGGTESVCGWCKDKWGISWQITPRVLTDAMAQGGDVAKRAFKAMMDMQKIDVAKIEAAIRG, from the coding sequence ATGAAGAAGAACACAATCTGTCTTTGGTATAATCATAATGCTGAAGAAGCCGCAAAATTCTATGCCAAAGTTTTTCCAGATAGTACTGTTGGCGCGATATGTCGTGCACCATCCGATTTTCCAGGTGGTAAAGCAGGCGATGTTTTGACCGTTGAGTTCACTGTATGTGACATACCATGCCTTGGCCTTAATGGTGGTGACATGTTTAAGCACAATGAAGCCTTCTCTTTTCAAATAGCAACCGAAAATCAAAAAGAAACGGATCTTTATTGGAATGCTATTGTTAACAACGGTGGTACTGAAAGCGTATGTGGTTGGTGTAAAGATAAATGGGGTATATCATGGCAAATTACACCACGTGTTTTAACCGACGCCATGGCACAAGGTGGTGATGTCGCAAAACGCGCGTTCAAAGCAATGATGGATATGCAGAAAATTGATGTTGCAAAAATCGAAGCAGCAATACGCGGTTAA
- a CDS encoding aspartate/glutamate racemase family protein, whose product MKILGLIGGMSPESTTIYYRLINELVKKRLGSLHSAKLLLWSFDFNEIAELQSAGNWDHATNLMIDAGLRLKKAGADALVICTNTMHKMVDAIEQETDLPLIHIADATAVVIKPRQVKEVGLLATRFTMEQDFYKNCLLKNGIKTITPNDMERTIIHDIIYNELCHGIVNEKSKTQYIEIINELIGQGAEGIILGCTEIGMLIKQEDVSVPVFDTTLLHAQAAVDFALS is encoded by the coding sequence ATGAAAATTCTTGGCCTTATTGGTGGGATGAGCCCAGAATCCACAACCATTTATTATCGTCTGATTAACGAGCTGGTTAAAAAACGCCTTGGGTCTTTGCATTCGGCAAAGCTTTTGCTTTGGTCTTTTGATTTTAATGAAATTGCCGAACTTCAATCTGCAGGAAATTGGGATCATGCAACAAATTTAATGATTGATGCTGGATTACGTCTTAAAAAAGCGGGGGCAGATGCTTTGGTGATTTGTACCAATACCATGCATAAAATGGTGGACGCAATTGAACAAGAAACAGATTTGCCCTTGATCCATATTGCTGATGCCACAGCTGTTGTAATTAAACCCCGACAAGTAAAAGAGGTTGGATTATTGGCCACACGTTTTACTATGGAACAAGATTTTTATAAAAATTGCCTATTAAAAAATGGCATTAAAACCATTACTCCCAATGATATGGAACGCACAATAATTCATGACATTATTTATAATGAATTATGCCATGGTATTGTGAATGAAAAATCTAAAACCCAATATATTGAAATTATCAATGAATTGATTGGACAGGGTGCGGAAGGAATTATTCTTGGGTGTACAGAAATCGGTATGCTCATTAAACAGGAAGATGTATCTGTACCTGTTTTTGATACCACCTTGCTCCATGCACAGGCTGCTGTGGATTTTGCTCTATCTTAA
- a CDS encoding GFA family protein — translation MQYKGGCHCGNVRFEVNMEIDKVVSCNCSICSKKGHLMAFTSDENFKLISGSESLGDYQFGKKNIHHFFCKHCGISSFGKGTLPQGTVMRAINVRCLDDIDVSKFPVTEYDGKSL, via the coding sequence ATGCAATATAAAGGTGGATGCCATTGTGGTAATGTTCGTTTTGAAGTAAATATGGAAATTGATAAGGTTGTATCTTGTAATTGTTCAATTTGCTCTAAAAAGGGGCATTTAATGGCCTTTACATCGGATGAAAATTTTAAATTAATATCAGGTTCTGAATCCTTGGGTGATTATCAATTTGGTAAAAAAAATATTCATCATTTTTTTTGCAAACATTGTGGGATAAGTTCGTTTGGTAAAGGTACCTTACCTCAAGGTACAGTTATGCGTGCAATTAATGTGCGTTGCCTAGATGATATAGATGTAAGTAAATTTCCTGTGACTGAATATGATGGTAAAAGTTTATAA
- a CDS encoding DUF1428 domain-containing protein, translating to MTYVDGFLIPVHKDKIDLYKQLATKAAKIWIEYGALDFKENVAEDTNVADGMLSFSKVMNPKQDEIVVFSFIVFKSRAHRDEVNAKVMADQRLKDECKDMPFDFERMVYGGFETIVDLKGN from the coding sequence ATGACATATGTTGACGGTTTTTTAATTCCTGTGCATAAAGATAAAATTGATCTTTATAAACAACTGGCAACCAAAGCTGCTAAAATTTGGATTGAATATGGGGCCTTGGATTTTAAAGAAAATGTGGCTGAAGATACCAATGTGGCAGATGGTATGTTGTCATTTTCTAAAGTAATGAATCCTAAGCAAGATGAAATAGTTGTATTTTCGTTCATTGTTTTTAAATCACGTGCCCACCGGGATGAAGTGAACGCCAAGGTTATGGCAGATCAACGTCTTAAAGATGAATGTAAGGATATGCCTTTCGATTTTGAACGTATGGTGTATGGTGGGTTTGAAACAATTGTTGATTTAAAAGGTAATTAA